In Theileria parva strain Muguga chromosome 4 map unlocalized ctg_529, whole genome shotgun sequence, one DNA window encodes the following:
- a CDS encoding putative integral membrane protein yields MLTDKINEAIVCSNINTNSNGSVSSNNIDNPVAAEQPSDNVPTVNDFKLLEDDFRRGISEYKSYNYSKSFKTLTKVVENSVLLKDSNTEKKTLKYLSKLCILNADHEKALCYLNKLGISPKSLSLLVRCLYLKYEKTKNKNLLYTVKHLLNLILSCPHSVNNAEKQTCDKDNFNFVIKNNLLLCQVFWELEEYVSYFNLLDKVNLYINKSNIRIKNKNLILFNKVASLSSATKSQNCLTSVENQLNESESFVKELENKPLDSFQDERVDLVYEITINLLEDDLELMINGGSVKDILQQLLEFYVNLEKTQCDWMNKYVYLSVDIDENKTVRTESDLTPESKRARQSRQGQRDVKRRVIAVEGVSAKSIYLKNYWTSVCNFFYLNDFNNALNSISSSHGIVRNDEEEGEDAVGTIYPSDIARFLKYSESQYNLDIMMNIGFKGKLTFSEKSSLYLLVNFFLNFKTNKASVMSFSLNLLEFLLKNQHVGNNYKEYQLLISYLYTNINKVLVERIYNDRNKGEKQYDNNNSSHVVQDVLFNTLFRYNNFFSSSNYYVQKFKRINERYSIRILFTLYKNIKSAQSKNDNNNRNGYSKEMEVVNSAYNTCLFHMYKLSKRDFFKKIHLLYFHTKRISPKRLEINDYICKLIKQYNYIMQYEGRNLGLNINMCERKKKIMTRNGKLKGYINRLLNSMSNYSLNETNLEGLLDKFIKKFFIILSKHVDISAVRCLYYYNQGIGVVDDKISEVTMIHDKYLDMNCDKHFLTELREFLVEIACLISVNETLPKWTNKFLLFLGDILSVISFSLHKNITNIQINDKFNILNNVSFSHQFLITLSSTLLVIINKLYYYKCSYVLSPTTCSNETGTCGMTDKINVFVNCLKQVELLDGFSLVLNNTISRIYTNVVFIIYYLVNYLMSDYTNQDSKTIYYLFLTFSQTTVIILSSFFYIKLYSPINNCNEDVSDVVKIEFPCFLQVLNENLDLSPSQGSSFSEASDDSDICNVISGNIMDYYYTFNNILDSLLQIDSLFRENDINIETTLIPTKLGDYLLVSSNGLEFSDSPSNINLNLYTTILNKFTDLFNFDVLSNFKTDLQIVESPNHLLNDEYTSIFTKLYQNIVRSKTYKADYKSNENEFEEFFVNFRERSLLFNKDVTHLINEMFSKCITNIAREITSPVTALMFIYFKKFEIFDNTLDSFKAIFDQISIPLQDKTPFFKLYPNPLIIHTTKTPNVVSNKSSFESINNQETEIPKEDLENQLQESSKVNLEVLSEPLKTSNTDGGDESGLETLSSNLGPESGLDPRLVEYVNYTSKIENFLKSDKMFDYYSQVEQIYLSAPEYECMNTHKMMYLKKLKTYTNIDNVVTFDIESYSPEHLVERLEVLNMASVVLPKSYDVLFLSIIVKFELFLSIVDVKPFHSRYSFHETISAFNVINSKLMTVSSSKVSHVCRLDHMEIVKQLLYLLYIAIVRYSKLSTNTSNFSDKRLLFYNEYDCTEYKKSDVEIPGTYSFKLTNRINLFYFIRISLLLYLLKRGELIPAALLFQDYALLMKNIDSSVEVDYYSRPLNSIDDFVSFMPCTKVYHNTNYAYLLYFQIKILERITKNVPTTSELWISMYTKILYIYKTYLEMLVRNKSLDNTRVSVEDDENDEIEESEVENGEMSMDQLNEVFERLYDSGNMDDELIISYYKLHCSRMRLCYIMPKFYYLAAPYSFSSEHNSLFKERKFKDNLSYSRYYQWGTQVEFLCKHNNIDRNKVMEDIVLFYNKIKNSVDRDIVCLVCYKLAIYYHNVGDIDKLLDHLEEMVKNIVLPDDYSRFAMNFEITFTKSCKKIVTNTSNILINMVCQEVQSSKLVQDEHTMAFNEYYLNCSDVSVDQVKAKSKVKSFKKAVGAWIFSGLEKLEKLEDIHRLIVVMIEMLAKLNKKFKELPQDKTNSLLFSTLNYTQNVIINSLCYCFMLLVYSCPHVLSVSTMSQVLKIEDLIEIAKSQKIVKNKPNHSTYMSKILWKLITSNSGKDDVYQYLEAKGVFHHSSISSEYNSNSATLDLRILKDLFYLLNLKLYLKPVEITNKLSEIFVDACNRLLYMIPEDPSLLTKSQDITLPSGRTVKISDEWVLNQRITTNQKAASAFNEAINKPV; encoded by the exons ATGTTAACTGATAAGATAAATGAGGCTATTGTTTGTTCAAATATCAATACAAATTCAAATGGTTCTGTATCTTCTAACAACATAGACAATCCGGTTGCTGCTGAACAGCCAAGTGATAATGTGCCCACTGTAAACGATTTTAAACTGCTTGAGGATGATTTTAGAAGGGGGATTTCTGAATATAAGTCTTACAACTACTCTAAATCCtttaaaacattaacaAAAGTTGTGGAAAATTCAGTTTTATTGAAGGACTCAAACACTGAAAAGAAGACCTTAAAATACTTATCTAAACTTTGTATATTAAACGCCGATCATGAAAAGGCTTTATGTTACTTAAATAAACTTGGTATTAGTCCTAAATCACTCAGTTTGTTGGTAAGATGCCTATATCTTAAGTAtgaaaaaactaaaaacaAAAACCTGTTATATACTGTAAAACATcttttaaacttaattttatcatgCCCTcatagtgtaaataatgcAGAAAAGCAGACTTGTGAcaaagataattttaattttgttattaaaaataatctcTTACTATGTCAAGTGTTTTGGGAGCTGGAGGAATATGTATCATACTTCAACTTACTGGATAAAGTTAACCTCTACATCAATAAATCTAACATACGTATTAAGAAtaagaatttaattttgtttaacAAGGTTGCGAGTCTTTCCTCTGCAACTAAATCCCAAAATTGTCTTACCTCGGTTGAAAATCAATTGAATGAATCAGAGTCTTTTGTGAAAGAGCTTGAAAACAAACCCCTTGACAGTTTTCAAGATGAAAGAGTTGATTTGGTTTATGAGATAACAATTAATTTGCTAGAAGATGACCTTGAGTTGATGATAAATGGAGGGTCAGTGAAGGACATTTTACAACAATTATTGGAGTTTTATGTAAATCTTGAAAAAACACAGTGTGACTGGATGAATAAATACGTATATTTAAGTGTGGATATCgatgaaaataaaactgTAAGGACAGAATCTGATCTTACTCCTGAATCTAAAAGAGCCAGACAAAGTAGACAGGGGCAGAGAGATGTAAAAAGAAGAGTAATAGCAGTAGAAGGAGTCTCAGCAAAGtcaatatatttaaaaaattactgGACATCTGTTTGTAACTTCTTCTACCTGAACGATTTTAATAATGCACTAAATTCAATAAGTAGTTCACATGGAATAGTTAGGAATGATGAGGAAGAAGGTGAGGATGCTGTGGGAACAATATACCCAAGTGATATTGCAAGGTTCCTAAAATACTCTGAAAGCCAATATAACTTGGATATAATGATGAACATAGGATTTAAAGGAAAATTAACTTTCTCAGAGAAGAGTAGCTTATATTTGTTGGTAAATTTTTtccttaattttaagaCAAATAAGGCATCAGTAATGTCATTTTCACTGAACCTTCTCGAGTTTCtgttaaaaaatcaacATGTTGGAAACAATTACAAGGAATATCAACTTTTAATATCCTATctttatacaaatataaacaaAGTGCTGGTTGAACGGATTTATAATGATAGAAATAAAGGCGAAAAACAgtatgataataataatagttcTCATGTTGTACAAGATGTTCTTTTTAACACTCTGTTCagatataataattttttttcaAGTAGTAACTACTATGTCCAGAAATTTAAGAGAATAAATGAGAGATACTCGATAAGAATATTGTTTACACTGTATAAAAACATCAAATCTGCACAGAGTAAAAATGACAATAACAACAGAAATGGTTATAGTAAGGAGATGGAGGTTGTTAATTCGGCTTACAACACATGTTTATTCCATATGTATAAACTGTCAAAGAGGgacttttttaaaaagaTTCATCTGCTTTATTTTCATACTAAGAGGATATCCCCAAAAAGGCTGGAGATAAACGATTAcatatgtaaattaattaaacaatataactatataatgCAGTATGAAGGCAGAAATTTGggtttaaatattaatatgtGTGAGAGgaaaaagaaaattatGACAAGGAATGGAAAACTAAAAGGGTACATTAATAGGCTTTTGAATAGTATGTctaattattcattaaatgAAACTAACCTTGAAGGGCTTTTGgacaaatttattaaaaagttCTTCATAATCCTTTCTAAACATGTGGACATTTCAGCGGTTAGgtgtttatattattataatcaAGGTATTGGAGTGGtagatgataaaattagtgaaGTGACTATGATACATGATAAGTACCTGGACATGAATTGTGATAAACACTTCTTAACTGAGTTGCGGGAATTTCTGGTTGAAATAGCATGCTTGATATCTGTGAATGAAACACTCCCGAAATGGACTAATAAAtttcttctttttcttGGTGATATTTTGTCAGTGATATCTTTCAGCCTCCATAAAAACATAACAAACATACAGATTAATGATAAGTTCAACATACTAAATAACGTGTCATTCAGTCATCAGTTTTTGATAACACTGTCTTCAACACTGTTAGTAATAATCAACAAGCTATACTACTACAAGTGTTCATATGTACTTTCACCTACAACATGTTCAAATGAAACGGGTACATGTGGGATGACTGATAAAATCAATGTTTTCGTTAATTGTTTGAAGCAAGTGGAATTGTTGGATGGGTTCAGTTTAGTGTTGAATAATACAATTTCAAGGATATATACCAACGTAGTGTTTATAATCTACTACCTGGTTAATTATCTAATGTCAGATTATACAAACCAGGACTCAAAAACAATATACTACTTATTCCTTACTTTTTCACAAACAACGGTCATTATTCTGTCATCATTTTTCTATATTAAACTCTATTCACcaataaataactgtaaTGAAGATGTTTCTGATGTGGTTAAAATAGAATTCCCCTGTTTTCTACAAGTATTGAATGAAAATTTAGATTTGAGTCCGTCACAAGGCTCATCTTTTAGTGAAGCAAGTGATGATTCTGATATCTGTAACGTTATAAGTGGGAATATAATGGACTactattacacatttaataatattctgGACTCACTATTACAGATTGACTCGTTATTTAGAGAAAATGATATTAATATAGAAACGACACTTATACCAACTAAGCTTGGGGATTATCTATTAGTAAGTTCTAACGGATTGGAGTTCTCAGATTCACCCTCTAATATAAACCTGAACCTGTACACCACCATCTTGAACAAGTTCACAGACctgtttaattttgatgTTTTAAGTAATTTCAAGACGGATTTGCAAATTGTTGAAAGCCCTAATCATTTGCTGAACGATGAATATACAAGCATATTCACCAAATTGTACCAAAACATTGTAAGAAGTAAGACATATAAGGCTGATTACAAATCCAATGAAAATGAGTTTGAAGAATTTTTTGTGAATTTCAGAGAAAGGAGtttattgtttaataaaGATGTTACTCACTTGATAAATGAAATGTTCAGTAAGTGCATAACTAATATAGCCAGGGAAATCACATCTCCAGTAACTGCTCTTATGttcatatattttaaaaagttcGAGATCTTTGACAACACCCTTGACTCCTTTAAAGCCATATTTGACCAGATTTCCATACCACTTCAGGATAAAACGCCATTCTTCAAATTGTATCCAAACCCACTAATAATTCACACCACTAAGACTCCTAATGTAGTTAGTAACAAAAGCAGTTTTgaaagtataaataatcaAGAAACAGAAATTCCTAAAGAAGACCTTGAAAACCAGTTACAGGAATCTAGTAAAGTAAACTTAGAAGTTTTATCTGAACCTCTAAAGACTTCCAATACAGATGGTGGTGATGAATCTGGACTAGAAACTCTTAGTTCGAATTTGGGACCTGAGAGTGGTTTGGACCCAAGATTGGTGGAATATGTGAATTATACAAGCAAGATtgagaattttttaaaatcagaTAAAATGTTTGATTACTACTCTCAAGTAGaacaaatatatttaagcGCACCGGAATATGAGTGTATGAACACACACAAAATGATGTACCTCAAGAAACTTAAAACATATACTAACATTGATAATGTGGTCACATTTGATATTGAAAGTTATTCACCAGAACACTTAGTTGAACGGTTGGAAGTTCTGAACATGGCTAGTGTGGTGCTTCCAAAAAGCTATGATGTCTTATTTCTCTCAATCATTGTAAAATTCGAGCTGTTTTTATCAATTGTGGATGTTAAACCATTTCATTCCAGATACTCATTTCATGAAACTATTTCAGCCTTTAATGTCATTAATTCCAAGCTTATGACTGTTAGTAGTTCAAAAGTTTCCCACGTTTGCAGGCTTGACCACATGGAAATTGTTAAGCAACTGTTATACCTCCTGTATATTGCAATAGTTAGGTACTCGAAACTCTCAACTAACACATCAAACTTTTCTGACAAGAGATTGTTGTTCTACAACGAGTATGATTGTACTGAGTATAAAAAAAGTGATGTGGAAATTCCTGGGACTTACAGTTTTAAGTTAACCAATAGGATAAAtctgttttattttataaggATATCATTGTTACTGTATCTATTGAAGAGGGGAGAGCTAATACCAGCCGCTCTTTTGTTCCAAGATTACGCTCTActtatgaaaaatatagATTCATCTGTTGAAGTTGATTATTATTCTCGGCCCTTGAATAGTATTGATGATTTCGTGTCATTTATGCCCTGTACCAAGGTTTACCACAACACAAACTATGCCTACCTGCTGTATTTCCAGATTAAGATACTTGAGAGAATAACAAAGAACGTGCCCACTACAAGTGAACTTTGGATTTCAATGTACAccaaaatattatatatttacaaGACTTACCTCGAGATGCTGGTCCGTAACAAATCTTTGGATAATACTAGAGTTTCCGTAGAAGACGATGAAAATGATGAGATTGAGGAATCAGAAGTTGAAAATGGTGAAATGTCGATGGATCAGTTGAATGAAGTATTTGAGAGATTATATGACTCTGGGAACATGGACGATGAGCTGATAATATCATACTACAAACTACACTGCTCAAGGATGAGGTTATGTTACATAATGCCAAAGTTTTACTACCTAGCTGCACCATATTCGTTCTCGTCTGAGCACAATTCTCTCTTTAAAGAACGGAAATTCAAGGATAATTTGTCATATTCGAGGTACTACCAATGGGGAACACAGGTGGAATTTCTATGTAAACACAACAACATTGACAGGAATAAAGTAATGGAGGATATAGTTTTGTTTTATAACAAAATCAAAAACAG tgttgATCGTGACATCGTATGTTTGGTGTGTTACAAGTTGGCGATTTACTACCACAATGTGGGAGATATTGACAAATTGCTTGACCACCTTGAAGAGATGGTTAAAAACATCGTTTTACCCGATGATTACTCAAGATTTGCAATGAACTTTGAAATAACATTCACGAAATCCTGTAAGAAGATAGTCACAAACACCTCAAACATACTAATTAATATGGTGTGCCAGGAGGTTCAAAGTTCTAAGCTTGTGCAGGATGAACATACAATGGCTTTTAACGAATATTATCTAAACTGTTCCGATGTTAGTGTGGACCAAGTAAAAGCAAAATCAAAGGTGAAAAGCTTTAAAAAAGCCGTTGGAGCCTGGATATTCTCAGGtttagaaaaattagaaaaacTGGAAGATATACACAGGCTGATTGTGGTGATGATTGAAATGTTAGCTAAGTTGAATAAGAAATTTAAGGAATTACCTCAAGATAAGACAAACTCGTTGCTGTTCTCCACATTAAACTACACACAAAATGTCATTATCAATTCTCTATGTTACTGTTTCATGTTGCTCGTATACTCCTGTCCTCACGTGTTATCTGTATCAACAATGTCCCAAGTTCTAAAGATTGAAGACCTTATAGAAATTGCAAAATCCCAAAAAATTGTCAAAAACAAGCCAAACCATTCTACGTATATGTCCAAGATACTGTGGAAACTTATAACGTCTAATTCTGGGAAGGATGATGTGTACCAATATCTGGAAGCAAAGGGCGTGTTTCATCACTCAAGTATCTCTAGCGAATATAACTCTAACTCCGCAACTCTAGATCTTAGAATCCTAAAGGATTTGTTTTACCTCTTGAACCTTAAACTTTACCTTAAACCCGTTgaaataacaaataaacTCTCTGAAATTTTTGTCGACGCCTGTAATAGACTTCTCTACATGATACCAGAAGACCCTTCACTTCTCACAAAATCCCAGGATATCACTCTTCCATCAGGAAGAACCGTGAAAATTAGTGACGAATGGGTTCTTAATCAAAGAATCACGACAAATCAAAAGGCAGCCTCTGCATTCAATGAAGCCATAAATAAAccagtttaa
- the rlmE gene encoding FtsJ-like methyltransferase family protein: MRGARLVNIASTHSSEWVRRQISDRYLIQKHIDNYRSRSAYKLIELDDKYFIFRKNQTVVELGCYPGGWAQVALERTLTGASSSRVIGIDKTQIDPIPNYDFIKGEINDQETHNKLLTLLDGVKADVVLSDLAPNCTGIKMDDHLNSAELCLQATSLMEKVITVGGTFVVKIFMGGQLDRYKTYLRSLFSEVRSSKPKACRSESKEMYFVCKKFIGARNIRGDVQTEGSYYPKEGFL, encoded by the exons atgagGGGTGCCAGACTCGTCAATATCGCATCAACTCACTCTTCTGAATGGGTTCGAAGGCAAATCTCTGACAGATATTTGATTCAAAAACACATA GACAATTATCGCAGCAGATCCGCTTACAAACTTATTGAACTCGATGAcaaatatttcatttttcGTAAAAACCAAACTGTTGTTGAACTAGGCTGTTATCCTGGCGGATGGGCTCAAGTTGCACTCGAAAGAACCTTAACAGGTGCATCTTCCTCCAGAGTAATTGGAATTGATAAGACACAAATCGACCCC ATACCAAATTATGACTTCATCAAGGGCGAAATTAACGACCAGGAAACTCATAATAAACTATTAACACTTTTAGATGGAGTTAAGGCCGACGTT GTATTGAGTGATTTGGCTCCTAACTGTACTGGAATTAAAATGGATGACCATTTAAACTCAGCTGAACTATGCTTACAGGCTACTTCTCTTATGGAAAAg GTGATAACTGTTGGTGGCACTTTtgttgttaaaattttcatggGTGGTCAACTTGATAGGTACAAAACTTACCTTCGGAGCCTGTTTTCAGAAGTTAGGTCTTCAAAACCTAA AGCATGTCGGTCTGAATCTAAAGAGATGTATTTtgtttgtaaaaaatttattggAGCCAGAAATATACGTGGAGACGTTCAAACAGAAGGAAGTTATTATCCAAAAGAGGgatttttgtaa
- a CDS encoding putative integral membrane protein, with protein sequence MTTSQRTDCSSVGGPGSGSHVSVKYEQSTPFNFGKFGILVIFCVILALSSSTYHNWPAIERSLVNDKVFQNLCNENEIRESIPETYVCEKQRDAIGNLSLKIFLFEFIAYSIGGPLVDIVGVYIVMVTGFAFGFSGFILLYFYHDINFIVKLSFCFWGMFGGLIIITAIHFARMFPQAKSLADGMMIFFENFASVIPLIIYKLDKYFGITYYQGYGSYIIWGIVPSFLLGITYIPMRIISENYKDSKDNKFFEVEFKCLPGKLQSWRLWANLVVFSIPVTSAMFYRKTFSAYFLNNPELQKVFPFILLFVFVPIPFISALDQFISVHLTSAFLYIVYILAFLCFFYKTETHGIISMVLFCIAHSAEHQIMHYITDNHKENESTLMGISYSVVFVVGFVSQYIFDCIYNLSPKAALYTIISLLFVATIFSVTFHFVDNTNSQDPPVQDNNSQGKYSLRISSLRVIYVIFWLIPFICLSMVLSYKSFVKAEAPKWKTCICNMVDYHSQKFLTTGIVFYSFSFYYVCIVFTVIATIFRVCKSVTFGYDRSRFMWLFIFLTCFFIVPQVMTAFHFYIGQKSQLRILKIVIILLICKLSLFLLSNIKPSRTIIHLFSILLVLYGYTFFLFFYMIAYYNFQIAYVERFYMTSMLHWGGMLTLFLLLRFFYLQVSEYSFGYYTLWAFNTVYSSFFSIQLFYYFPYEMDVSFGNCYLPFPPFIKFHLLKNIKPKSFCISLFNVALTISNLAILISFEFRWTFIVVFFWCGLNGMASFICSFRIRDKYKEYHSIMIDYFILPLMCVSLALLVTLLLCNVFIPYSKFINSRFVYVIVICSFCILSSYSNVSWFYTQYELQSCCCQDNQCKCQTEKICCCCCNKCICCLCCKCCLCEQPPTQCRCQSHSNSPSGTCCCNDNKCKCCNGSQCSCYDNFCNCCINCQKCVCMCLKRSINEKDIIFRFFEITFTDVDNNFLSFYRGNNVGWLLFIIYLGFSKDQNVYNSLK encoded by the coding sequence ATGACCACCAGCCAAAGAACTGATTGTTCCTCGGTAGGAGGACCTGGATCTGGATCTCACGTATCCGTTAAATATGAGCAGTCAACACCATTTAATTTTGGCAAATTTGGGATTCTTGTAATCTTTTGTGTTATACTGGCATTATCATCTAGTACATATCATAATTGGCCTGCCATTGAAAGGAGTTTGGTAAATGACAAGGTGTTTCAGAATTTGTGTAATGAGAATGAGATACGAGAATCCATTCCTGAGACTTATGTCTGTGAAAAACAAAGAGATGCAATAGGTAATCTATCACTAAAGATATTCCTGTTCGAGTTTATCGCATACTCCATTGGCGGTCCATTGGTTGATATTGTTGGCGTGTACATCGTTATGGTTACGGGTTTTGCTTTTGGATTTTCCGGATTCATATTGTTGTACTTTTATCATgatatcaattttattgtaaAGCTTAGTTTTTGTTTTTGGGGGATGTTTGGAGGATTAATCATTATAACAGCCATTCACTTTGCTAGGATGTTTCCTCAAGCCAAGAGCCTGGCTGATGGAATGATGATATTCTTTGAAAACTTCGCATCCGTAATACCTctgataatttataaactgGATAAATATTTTGGGATAACTTATTATCAAGGTTACGGGTCTTATATAATTTGGGGAATAGTACCTTCATTTCTACTGGGTATTACATATATTCCCATGAGAATTATTTCAGAAAACTATAAGGACTCCAAAGacaataaattttttgaagttgaatttaaatgtttacCTGGAAAGTTACAATCATGGCGGTTGTGGGCAAATTTGGTTGTATTTTCAATTCCAGTAACATCCGCCATGTTTTACAGGAAAACATTCTCTGCATACTTCCTTAACAATCCTGAATTACAGAAAGTATTTCCATTCATCTTGTTGTTTGTATTTGTTCCCATACCATTCATATCCGCTCTTGACCAGTTTATAAGTGTTCACCTCACATCTGCATTCTTATATATAGTTTACATACTGGCCTTTCTATGTTTTTTCTATAAAACCGAAACACATGGTATTATTTCGATGGTATTATTCTGTATCGCGCATTCTGCTGAGCACCAGATCATGCATTACATAACTGACAACCATAAGGAGAATGAGTCAACATTAATGGGTATATCATATTCTGTTGTATTCGTTGTAGGTTTCGTATCCCAATATATTTTTGATTGTATCTACAATTTATCCCCAAAAGCTGCATTGTACACTATCATCTCACTCCTTTTTGTTGCAACAATCTTTTCTGTGACCTTTCATTTTGTCGACAACACTAATAGTCAAGACCCGCCCGTTCAAGATAATAACTCGCAGGGTAAATATTCTCTCAGAATTAGTAGTCTGAGGGTAATATATGTTATTTTCTGGTTAATTCcttttatttgtttatcTATGGTACTTTCCTATAAGTCTTTTGTGAAAGCTGAAGCTCCTAAATGGAAAACTTGCATATGTAACATGGTGGATTACCATAGCCAGAAGTTCCTTACAACCGGAATAGTTTTCTattcattttcattttattatgtttGCATTGTATTCACCGTTATTGCTACAATTTTTAGGGTTTGTAAATCAGTCACATTCGGGTATGATAGGTCTAGGTTCATGTGGCTTTTCATATTCTTGACATGTTTCTTCATAGTTCCACAAGTTATGACTGCCtttcatttttacattGGCCAGAAAAGTCAACTAAGAATCTTGAAGATTGTCATAATTTTGCTTATTTGTAAACTCTCATTGTTTTTACTATCCAACATCAAACCTTCCAGAACTATCATCCACTTATTCTCGATATTATTAGTTCTTTATGGCTATACTTTCTTCCTTTTCTTTTACATGATCGCTTATTATAATTTCCAAATCGCATACGTGGAACGGTTTTACATGACAAGTATGTTACACTGGGGAGGAATGCTCACACTTTTTTTGTTGCTCAGATTTTTCTATCTACAAGTCTCAGAATATAGTTTTGGTTATTACACACTATGGGCATTTAACACAGTTTATTCTTCATTCTTTTcaattcaattattttattatttcccATACGAGATGGATGTATCATTTGGCAATTGTTACCTCCCTTTTCCTCCGTTTATAAAGTTTCACcttctaaaaaatattaaaccaAAGTCATTCTGTATTAGTCTTTTCAATGTAGCATTAACCATATCTAATTTAGCAATTTTGATTAGTTTTGAGTTTCGTTGGACTTTTATTGTTGTATTCTTTTGGTGTGGATTAAATGGTATGGCGTCGTTTATATGTTCATTTCGTATCAGagataaatataaagaatatCATTCTATTATGattgattattttattttacccttaatgTGTGTCTCATTAGCTCTGTTAGTGACACTATTGTTATGTAATGTGTTTATTCCTTACtccaaatttattaacagCAGGTTCGTTTATGTAATCGTTATTTGTAGCTTTTGTATTTTGTCATCTTACTCAAACGTCTCCTGGTTTTATACTCAGTACGAGTTACAAAGTTGTTGTTGTCAGGACAACCAATGTAAATGTCAAACAGAAAAAATTTGTTGTTGCTGTTGTAATAAATGCATTTGTTGTTTGTGCTGTAAATGTTGTCTTTGCGAACAACCACCCACACAATGTAGGTGTCAATCTCATTCCAATTCTCCATCAGGTACTTGTTGTTGCAATGacaataaatgtaaatgtTGCAACGGTTCTCAATGTTCTTGCTACGATAATTTTTGCAACTGCTGCATAAACTGCCAAAAGTGTGTTTGTATGTGTTTGAAGAGGAGTATAAATGAAAAGGATATAATTTTTCGTTTTTTTGAGATTACTTTTACTGATGtagataataatttccTATCATTCTATCGTGGAAACAATGTTGGATGGTTGTTGttcataatttatctaGGATTTTCAAAGGACcaaaatgtatataattcaCTTAAATAA
- the gar1 gene encoding Gar1/Naf1 RNA binding region family protein → MKSKGGFLNKGTFKSGKPNKRDNSGHNYSNEAPSEVIEVGTVSHVCENQVVIKCTLVDKVPYFNGRIFLSNKQEVGKIDEILGQVNNFYCSVKLNEGFKAKSFETNSKLYIDPKQSLPMARFTSRPEVKQFAVKKSVKKDKSFKTGRPTAAHNSRGTFKLSRGNSRISRGTIRR, encoded by the exons atgaaGTCAAAGGGAGGATTCCTTAATAAGGGGACGTTCAAGTCTGGAAAACCAAACAAACGTGATAATTCAG GCCATAATTACTCAAATGAAGCCCCGTCAGAAGTTATTG AGGTTGGAACTGTCTCACATGTCTGTGAAAACCAAGTAGTAATTAAGTGTACATTAGTTGATAAAGTCCCCTATTTTAATGGCAGAATTTTTTTAAGTAATAAACAGGAAGTTGGAAAGATAGATGAGATTCTAGGACAAGTTAACAACTTC tACTGTTCCGTAAAGTTGAATGAAGGCTTTAAAGCAAAATCTTTTGAGACCAATTCTAAGCTGTATATTGATCCAAAACAGTCTCTGCCAATGGCAAGATTTACAAGCAGACCTGAAGTAAAACAATTTGCCGTTAAAAAATCTGTTAAAAAGGACAAATCCTTCAAAACTGGCCGTCCAACAGCAGCTCACAATTCTAGAGGAACATTTAAACTTTCAAGAGGAAATTCGAGGATTTCCAGAGGAACAATTCGAAGATAA